A single genomic interval of Nonomuraea rubra harbors:
- a CDS encoding GNAT family N-acetyltransferase — protein sequence MTDSWITRPETAADLGPIREVNLAAFPTPHEADLVEALRADPAAWLPGLSWVAQQPGGPVTGFSLLTRCHVDGAPALALGPCAVRPEAQGRGAGSAAIRAGLDAAREQGENLVLVLGHATYYPRFGFVPASRYGIKAPFDVEDQYMMALVFDAARPVPSGTIRYPAAFGV from the coding sequence ATGACCGATTCCTGGATCACCCGCCCCGAGACCGCCGCCGACCTCGGCCCGATCCGCGAGGTCAACCTCGCGGCCTTCCCCACCCCGCACGAGGCCGACCTGGTCGAGGCGCTGCGGGCCGACCCGGCGGCGTGGCTGCCCGGCCTGTCGTGGGTGGCGCAGCAGCCCGGCGGCCCCGTCACCGGGTTCTCGCTGCTCACCCGCTGCCACGTCGACGGCGCTCCGGCTCTCGCGCTGGGGCCGTGCGCCGTGCGGCCCGAGGCGCAGGGGCGCGGCGCCGGCTCCGCGGCCATCCGCGCCGGGCTGGACGCCGCCCGAGAGCAGGGCGAGAACCTCGTCCTGGTCCTCGGCCACGCCACGTACTACCCGCGCTTCGGCTTCGTCCCCGCCTCGCGCTACGGCATCAAGGCGCCGTTCGACGTCGAGGACCAGTACATGATGGCGCTCGTCTTCGACGCCGCGAGGCCGGTGCCGTCCGGCACCATCCGCTACCCGGCCGCGTTCGGCGTCTGA
- a CDS encoding siderophore-interacting protein, with the protein MATESARRAPRCTTGVVLRTEQLTPHMIRVVLGGEGLAGFSAGEFTDHYVKLLFPVPGVTYPEPFDMGVIRAELPREQWPVMRTYTVRSWDPRARELAIDFVCHGAQGLAGPWAMQAKPGDVMRFMGPGGAYAPSAEADWHLLAGDESALPAIGAALERVPAGAPAKVFVEVEDPTEEQHLPTACDAEVVWLHRAGGQVGEALVRAVRDARFPDGTLHAFVHGEATFVKELRRYLRVERGVPLEQLSISGYWRLGRDEDGWQSSKREWNQQIEAEEAKVLSDSPAG; encoded by the coding sequence ATGGCGACGGAATCGGCACGGCGTGCGCCTCGGTGCACCACCGGTGTGGTTTTGCGTACCGAGCAGTTGACCCCGCACATGATCCGCGTGGTGCTCGGCGGCGAGGGGCTGGCCGGGTTCAGCGCGGGAGAGTTCACCGACCATTATGTGAAGCTGCTGTTCCCGGTGCCGGGGGTGACGTATCCGGAGCCGTTCGACATGGGGGTGATCCGCGCCGAGCTGCCCCGCGAGCAGTGGCCCGTCATGCGCACCTACACCGTGCGCTCGTGGGACCCGCGGGCGCGGGAGCTGGCCATCGACTTCGTCTGCCACGGCGCTCAGGGCCTCGCTGGGCCGTGGGCGATGCAGGCGAAGCCGGGTGACGTGATGCGGTTCATGGGGCCCGGCGGGGCCTACGCGCCCAGCGCCGAGGCCGACTGGCACCTGCTCGCCGGCGACGAGAGCGCCCTGCCGGCCATCGGCGCGGCGCTGGAGCGGGTGCCCGCCGGAGCGCCCGCCAAGGTCTTCGTCGAGGTGGAGGACCCCACCGAGGAGCAGCACCTGCCGACCGCCTGTGACGCCGAGGTCGTGTGGCTGCACCGCGCGGGCGGCCAGGTCGGCGAGGCTCTGGTACGCGCGGTGCGCGACGCCAGGTTCCCGGACGGCACCCTGCACGCCTTCGTGCACGGCGAGGCGACGTTCGTCAAGGAGCTGCGGCGGTACCTGCGGGTGGAGCGGGGCGTGCCGCTGGAGCAGCTCTCGATCTCCGGCTACTGGCGGCTGGGGCGGGACGAGGACGGCTGGCAGTCCTCCAAGCGGGAGTGGAACCAGCAGATCGAGGCCGAAGAGGCGAAGGTCCTGAGCGACTCGCCCGCCGGATGA
- the rsgA gene encoding ribosome small subunit-dependent GTPase A, which yields MSNHFTDPSGGLSPYGWTESLDQAFAEHREAGLEPARIARVDRGLCDAITGSGPVRAALALPHASDPLLTPCTGDWAALRPGREPRLVALLPRRSTIVRSSASRTSHGQVLAANVDTVVIAVPLSAPLDAAKLERLLAIAWDSAARPLIVLTKADLATDAAAAHAEASALAPGVDVLVTSAATGENLDVLTALLSGGTTVLLGSSGAGKSSLANALLGDERLAVGEVRAQDGKGRHTTVRRELVPLPGGGVLIDTPGLRAISLYDAADGLEQVFAEIEDLARHCRFGDCAHDAEPGCAVQAAIRAGELPERRLASYRKLQRENAWAAARTDARLRGERTEQQKAITRHLRATYRFRDRQS from the coding sequence TTGTCCAACCACTTCACGGATCCCTCCGGCGGCCTGTCCCCGTACGGATGGACGGAATCACTCGACCAAGCCTTCGCCGAACACCGCGAGGCCGGGCTCGAACCGGCCCGGATCGCCCGGGTCGATCGCGGCCTGTGCGACGCGATCACCGGGTCGGGCCCGGTGCGGGCCGCCCTGGCGCTGCCGCACGCGTCCGACCCGCTCCTGACGCCCTGCACCGGCGACTGGGCCGCGCTGCGCCCCGGCCGCGAGCCTCGGCTGGTGGCCCTGCTGCCACGCCGCAGCACGATCGTGCGCTCGTCGGCGTCGCGCACCTCCCACGGGCAGGTGCTCGCCGCCAACGTCGACACCGTCGTCATAGCCGTCCCGCTGTCCGCTCCCCTGGACGCGGCCAAGCTGGAGCGGCTGCTGGCCATCGCGTGGGACAGCGCCGCCCGGCCGCTGATCGTCCTGACCAAGGCGGACCTGGCCACCGACGCCGCCGCCGCGCACGCCGAGGCGAGCGCGCTGGCTCCCGGCGTGGACGTCCTGGTCACCAGCGCGGCCACCGGTGAGAACCTCGACGTGCTGACCGCCCTGCTGAGCGGCGGCACCACGGTCCTGCTCGGGTCCTCGGGCGCGGGCAAGTCCAGCCTCGCCAACGCGCTGCTCGGCGACGAGCGGCTGGCCGTCGGCGAGGTACGGGCACAGGACGGCAAGGGCCGCCACACCACCGTCCGCCGCGAGCTGGTGCCCCTGCCCGGCGGGGGCGTGCTCATCGACACGCCCGGCCTGCGCGCGATCAGCCTGTACGACGCCGCCGACGGCCTGGAACAGGTCTTCGCCGAGATCGAGGACCTGGCCAGGCACTGCCGGTTCGGCGACTGCGCGCACGACGCCGAGCCCGGCTGCGCCGTCCAGGCCGCCATCCGGGCGGGCGAGCTGCCCGAGCGCCGCCTGGCCAGCTACCGCAAGCTGCAACGGGAGAACGCGTGGGCGGCCGCGCGCACGGACGCCCGGCTGCGCGGCGAGCGTACCGAGCAGCAGAAGGCCATCACCCGGCACCTGCGCGCGACCTACAGGTTCAGGGACCGGCAATCGTGA
- a CDS encoding GntR family transcriptional regulator: MSEPAAELYTTKADYAYLRVKELILSGTLHPGSVIAQAQLAREIGISTTPLREALRRLKSEGLVELDAHRDARVAPLAAEEARDLLELRRSLDPLAVALAAERRTKADIAAMRAALEGLKPLPGNPAYEQLVAHRKFHTALYTASHNDLLIQTLDGLWDKADRYRRLALEVERGQAARDRKAAEHEALLEYVIAGDADSAAAVMREHIDTSLGAQAAWRLRKQHTGSDAAGDA, from the coding sequence ATGAGCGAACCAGCGGCGGAGCTCTACACGACCAAGGCGGACTACGCCTATCTCAGGGTCAAGGAGCTGATCCTGTCCGGCACCCTGCACCCCGGCTCCGTCATCGCGCAGGCCCAGCTCGCCCGCGAGATCGGGATCAGCACCACCCCGCTGCGCGAGGCGCTGCGCCGGCTCAAGAGCGAGGGGCTGGTCGAGCTGGACGCCCACCGCGACGCCCGCGTCGCGCCCCTGGCCGCCGAGGAGGCCCGCGACCTGCTGGAGCTGCGCCGCAGCCTCGACCCGCTCGCCGTCGCGCTGGCCGCCGAGCGCCGTACCAAGGCCGACATCGCCGCCATGCGCGCCGCGCTGGAGGGCCTCAAACCGCTGCCGGGCAACCCCGCGTACGAGCAGCTGGTCGCGCACCGCAAGTTCCACACGGCCCTCTACACCGCCTCGCACAACGACCTGCTCATCCAGACCCTCGACGGCCTGTGGGACAAGGCCGACCGCTACCGCCGCCTGGCCCTGGAGGTCGAGCGCGGCCAGGCGGCCCGCGACCGCAAGGCCGCCGAGCACGAGGCCCTGCTGGAGTACGTCATCGCGGGCGACGCCGACTCGGCCGCCGCCGTCATGCGCGAGCACATCGACACCAGCCTCGGCGCCCAGGCCGCCTGGCGGCTGCGCAAGCAGCACACCGGATCGGACGCCGCCGGCGACGCCTGA
- a CDS encoding HAMP domain-containing sensor histidine kinase: MIRPSLVRGLRAQLVLVFLLVSALSALTAAAFTFRQGQSAIVARAQADALQELRVHLDSLAPDLPADPGEADLRTLALQLDRAAGPRGRRTALSYRGGPLVAAGAQAPPVPASLRAEAATAATALAQRFHHGQTPWLAVALPVTAAARPDGPPPLVVYASFSLASQQQDVDALAAAARAGALPVVLASVAVALLAARRLLRPVRRLRTAAERMAGGGLDTRVTVTGDDELADLGRTFNTMAATLQADAAALRAMEVRARRFAADVSHELRTPLAAMSAVTEVLDADAASGRLAPLTAEALQLVSGETRKLTRLVEDLIEVSRFDAGAAVLNLDEVDVAEFVTKTLALRHWQDRVRADVPQGLRARLDPRRADVILANLAGNALRHGGPEVSVLVRVRAEAGSLVVTVSDDGPGIPADLLPHVFDRFTKADSARARSDGSGLGLAIATENAHLHGGTLTARNAPDGGAVLTLTLPANPP; encoded by the coding sequence GTGATCCGGCCGTCCCTGGTGCGGGGCCTGCGGGCGCAGCTCGTGCTGGTGTTCCTGCTGGTCTCGGCGCTGAGCGCGCTGACGGCCGCCGCTTTCACGTTCCGGCAGGGGCAGAGCGCGATCGTGGCGCGCGCCCAGGCCGACGCGCTCCAGGAGCTGCGCGTCCACCTCGACTCGCTGGCGCCCGACCTGCCCGCCGATCCCGGCGAGGCGGACCTGCGGACGCTGGCGCTGCAGCTCGACCGGGCGGCGGGCCCGCGCGGCCGGCGCACCGCGCTGTCCTACCGCGGCGGCCCGCTCGTCGCCGCGGGAGCGCAGGCGCCGCCGGTGCCCGCGAGCCTGCGTGCCGAGGCGGCCACGGCGGCCACCGCGCTGGCCCAGCGCTTCCACCACGGGCAGACACCCTGGCTGGCCGTGGCGCTGCCCGTCACCGCCGCCGCCCGCCCGGACGGCCCGCCGCCGCTCGTCGTCTACGCCTCCTTCTCGCTGGCCTCCCAGCAGCAGGACGTGGACGCCCTGGCCGCCGCCGCCCGCGCCGGCGCGCTGCCCGTCGTCCTGGCCTCCGTCGCCGTCGCGCTGCTGGCCGCGCGCCGGCTGCTCAGGCCGGTACGCAGGCTCCGTACGGCCGCCGAGCGGATGGCGGGCGGCGGCCTGGACACGCGGGTGACCGTCACCGGCGACGACGAGCTCGCCGACCTCGGCCGCACCTTCAACACCATGGCGGCCACGCTCCAGGCGGACGCCGCGGCCCTGCGCGCCATGGAGGTGCGGGCCCGGCGGTTCGCCGCCGACGTCTCCCACGAGCTGCGCACGCCACTGGCGGCCATGAGCGCCGTCACCGAGGTGCTCGACGCCGACGCCGCCTCCGGCCGGCTCGCGCCGCTCACCGCCGAGGCGCTGCAGCTGGTCTCCGGCGAGACCCGCAAGCTCACCCGCCTGGTCGAGGACCTGATCGAGGTGTCACGCTTCGACGCCGGCGCCGCCGTGCTGAACCTCGACGAGGTGGACGTGGCCGAGTTCGTCACCAAGACGCTCGCGCTGCGGCACTGGCAGGACCGGGTCCGCGCCGACGTCCCGCAGGGGCTGCGCGCCCGCCTCGACCCGCGCCGCGCCGACGTCATCCTCGCCAACCTCGCCGGCAACGCGCTGCGGCACGGCGGCCCCGAGGTGTCGGTGCTCGTCCGGGTGCGGGCCGAGGCCGGCAGCCTCGTCGTCACCGTCTCCGACGACGGGCCCGGCATCCCCGCCGACCTCCTGCCCCATGTCTTCGACCGGTTCACCAAGGCCGACAGCGCCCGCGCCCGGTCAGACGGCAGCGGCCTCGGCCTGGCCATCGCCACCGAGAACGCCCACCTGCACGGCGGCACCCTCACCGCGCGCAACGCCCCGGACGGGGGAGCCGTCCTCACCCTCACCCTGCCCGCGAACCCGCCATGA
- a CDS encoding response regulator transcription factor translates to MTRVLVIEDDPAVRRGVSLGLRHRGHETLLVATGEDGLAELVASAPDIVLLDLMLPGMSGLETCRRIRAFSQVPIVILSARDDDVDIVVGLEAGADDYVIKPASSEVIEARMRAVLRRTAAPASSAQARTTHGDLLVDRVSLRVLKHGTQLALAPAELKLLLFLSAAPEQTFSRQQLLEQVWEHSFHGDYRLVDACVMRLRAKIEDDSRNPRYIQTVRGFGYRFGPL, encoded by the coding sequence GTGACCCGGGTGCTGGTGATCGAGGACGACCCCGCCGTCCGCCGGGGCGTGAGCCTCGGCCTGCGCCACCGCGGCCACGAGACGCTGCTCGTCGCGACCGGCGAGGACGGCCTGGCCGAGCTCGTCGCGAGCGCCCCCGACATCGTGCTGCTCGACCTGATGCTGCCCGGCATGAGCGGGCTGGAGACCTGCCGCCGCATCCGCGCGTTCAGCCAGGTGCCCATCGTGATCCTGTCCGCCCGCGACGACGACGTGGACATCGTCGTGGGCCTGGAGGCGGGCGCCGACGACTACGTGATCAAGCCGGCCAGCAGCGAGGTCATCGAGGCCCGCATGCGTGCCGTGCTGCGCCGCACCGCCGCGCCCGCCTCCTCCGCGCAGGCCCGCACCACCCACGGCGACCTGCTGGTCGACCGGGTCTCCCTGCGCGTGCTCAAGCACGGCACGCAGCTCGCGCTGGCGCCGGCGGAGCTGAAGCTGCTGCTGTTCCTGTCGGCCGCGCCCGAGCAGACCTTCAGCCGCCAGCAACTCCTGGAGCAGGTGTGGGAGCACAGCTTCCACGGCGACTACCGGCTGGTGGACGCGTGCGTGATGCGGCTGCGCGCCAAGATCGAGGACGATTCCCGCAACCCCCGCTACATCCAGACCGTGCGCGGCTTCGGCTACCGGTTCGGCCCGCTGTGA
- a CDS encoding MFS transporter: MHSAPTSRSGGGIVSVLAVAGIVGSLMQTLVVPLIGELPRLLGAGAADTSWVITATLLVGAVATPVVGKLGDLYGKRRMMLACSVPLIAGSVVCALAGSLIPMIVGRGLQGLGVGMIPLGVSALRDLLPPQRVGPAIALMSSSMGIGGALGLPISAAVAEYADWRMLFWGSAALSVLVAVLIWLLVPATPAHGRGRLDVTGALGLGIALVCLLLGVSKGADWGWGSGTTLGLLGTAVVVLLLWGLWELRARDPLVDLRTTARPQVLLTNLASILVGFAMYAQSLVVIQILQLPEATGYGLGQSMLAAGLWLAPSGLMMMAVSAPGARLSAARGPKTSLFAGALIIALGYGAAFGLMGSAWGLMIASSVGNIGVGLAYGAMPALIMSAVPQSETASANSFNTLMRSIGTSVSAAVVGVILSQLTVSMGGHVLPSESGFRTALLVGCGVALAAALVTLALPKPRPPAESAPSPIRPPAAVPSPAASPSAVPAPVSPVPAAPAEPPVTQVWPPVPVRIGHEELGPWRDAFRPPAQTAAPHPDDAGLRAENATLRTENAELRAANTELRAENDELRKDLDVLMQGLSAWVHNLTQKTG, encoded by the coding sequence GTGCATTCCGCGCCCACCTCGCGCTCCGGCGGCGGGATCGTCAGCGTGCTCGCCGTGGCCGGCATCGTCGGCTCCCTCATGCAGACCCTGGTGGTGCCGCTGATCGGCGAGCTGCCCAGGCTGCTCGGCGCGGGCGCGGCCGACACCTCCTGGGTGATCACCGCGACCCTGCTGGTCGGCGCGGTCGCCACCCCGGTCGTCGGCAAGCTCGGCGACCTGTACGGCAAGCGCCGCATGATGCTCGCCTGCTCCGTACCGCTCATCGCCGGATCGGTGGTGTGCGCCCTCGCCGGTTCCCTGATCCCGATGATCGTCGGACGCGGCCTGCAGGGGCTGGGCGTCGGCATGATCCCGCTGGGCGTCAGCGCGCTGCGCGACCTGCTGCCGCCGCAGCGGGTCGGCCCGGCGATCGCGCTGATGAGCTCGTCCATGGGCATCGGCGGCGCGCTCGGCCTGCCGATCTCCGCGGCCGTCGCCGAGTACGCCGACTGGCGCATGCTGTTCTGGGGCTCGGCCGCGCTGAGCGTGCTGGTCGCCGTGCTGATCTGGCTGCTCGTCCCGGCCACGCCCGCCCACGGCCGTGGCCGCCTGGATGTCACCGGCGCACTCGGCCTCGGGATCGCGCTGGTCTGCCTGCTGCTCGGCGTGTCCAAGGGCGCCGACTGGGGCTGGGGGAGCGGCACCACGCTCGGGCTGCTCGGCACGGCCGTCGTGGTGCTGCTGCTGTGGGGCCTGTGGGAGCTGCGCGCCCGTGACCCGCTGGTGGACCTGCGCACCACCGCCCGGCCTCAGGTCCTGCTCACCAACCTCGCCTCCATCCTGGTCGGCTTCGCCATGTACGCCCAGTCGCTGGTCGTCATACAGATCCTCCAGCTGCCCGAGGCGACCGGATACGGCCTTGGCCAGTCCATGCTCGCGGCGGGGCTGTGGCTGGCGCCGTCCGGGCTGATGATGATGGCCGTCTCGGCGCCGGGCGCGCGGCTCTCGGCCGCCCGGGGGCCCAAGACCAGCCTGTTCGCCGGCGCGCTGATCATCGCGCTCGGGTACGGGGCCGCGTTCGGGCTGATGGGGTCGGCGTGGGGGCTGATGATCGCCAGCAGCGTCGGCAACATCGGCGTCGGGCTGGCCTACGGTGCGATGCCCGCGCTGATCATGAGCGCCGTGCCGCAGAGCGAGACCGCCTCCGCCAACAGCTTCAACACGCTGATGCGCTCCATCGGCACGTCGGTGTCGGCGGCGGTGGTCGGGGTGATCCTGTCGCAGCTGACGGTGTCGATGGGCGGGCACGTGCTGCCGTCCGAGTCGGGGTTCCGTACGGCGTTGCTGGTCGGCTGCGGCGTCGCCCTGGCGGCCGCGCTGGTCACGCTCGCCCTGCCCAAGCCCCGGCCCCCGGCCGAGTCCGCACCCTCCCCGATCCGGCCACCGGCCGCAGTGCCCTCTCCCGCAGCGTCCCCTTCCGCAGTGCCCGCGCCTGTGTCGCCCGTGCCTGCGGCGCCCGCCGAGCCGCCTGTCACACAGGTCTGGCCGCCGGTGCCGGTGCGGATCGGGCACGAGGAGCTGGGCCCGTGGCGGGACGCGTTCCGCCCGCCCGCGCAGACCGCCGCGCCGCACCCGGATGACGCCGGGCTGCGCGCCGAGAACGCCACGCTGCGGACGGAGAACGCCGAGCTGCGCGCCGCCAACACCGAGCTGCGCGCCGAGAACGACGAGCTGCGCAAGGACCTCGACGTGCTCATGCAGGGCCTGTCGGCCTGGGTCCACAACCTGACCCAAAAGACAGGCTGA
- a CDS encoding acyltransferase family protein, with protein MRPPSHAALDGPPEPAPHRGRAGSPASGSRPERVGALDGLRGLAVAAVLLFHAGHLRGGFLGVDLFFVLSGFLITGLLLAELGKRGRLDLAAFWGRRARRLLPALTVVVLSALLLAWACARPDLLGPALSDAPWVAAQSVNWHYIGEQLGYWNASGTRLFAHLWSIGVEWQFYLAWPLIVMLAGRGPGGPRRVALVAVAGAIGSLLLMIELGAAVDTTRAYEGTDTRAFSLLLGAAAATAPVRDAVAALPRKAMDVLCALLLGGLTVSWLLTDGEKAPGLFQGGMFAHSLACAVLIALLAHRPGGLAGRALGSAVPRRLGELSYGLYLWHWPVYLLLPRPATGSWAWTSAAIGLSLLAAVVSKAAVEDPVRQRARWATGRRGWAALAVTAVTAAGLWAAIPRPEPGAGTVDVSRLGPP; from the coding sequence ATGCGGCCCCCCTCCCACGCCGCCCTCGACGGCCCGCCGGAGCCGGCCCCACACCGGGGCCGCGCCGGTTCGCCCGCGTCCGGTTCCCGTCCGGAACGCGTCGGCGCGCTCGACGGACTGCGCGGGCTGGCCGTCGCCGCGGTCCTGCTGTTCCACGCCGGGCACCTGCGCGGCGGGTTCCTGGGCGTGGACCTGTTCTTCGTCCTGTCCGGCTTCCTGATCACCGGCCTGCTGCTCGCGGAGCTCGGCAAGCGGGGCCGGCTCGACCTGGCGGCGTTCTGGGGCCGCCGGGCCCGCCGGCTGCTGCCCGCGCTGACCGTCGTGGTCCTGTCGGCACTGCTGCTGGCCTGGGCGTGCGCCAGGCCGGACCTGCTCGGCCCCGCCCTCTCGGACGCGCCGTGGGTCGCCGCCCAGAGCGTGAACTGGCACTACATCGGAGAGCAGCTCGGCTACTGGAACGCCTCGGGCACCCGCCTGTTCGCCCACCTGTGGAGCATCGGCGTCGAATGGCAGTTCTACCTGGCCTGGCCCCTGATCGTGATGCTCGCCGGACGGGGGCCGGGCGGGCCCCGCCGGGTCGCGCTCGTCGCGGTGGCCGGCGCGATCGGGTCTCTCCTGCTCATGATCGAGCTGGGAGCGGCCGTGGACACGACCCGCGCCTACGAGGGCACGGACACCCGCGCGTTCTCCCTCCTCCTCGGCGCCGCCGCTGCCACCGCGCCCGTCAGGGACGCTGTGGCCGCCCTGCCGCGCAAGGCCATGGACGTCCTGTGCGCCCTGCTGCTGGGGGGCCTGACGGTCTCATGGCTGCTGACCGACGGGGAGAAGGCCCCCGGCCTGTTCCAGGGCGGGATGTTCGCGCACTCCCTGGCCTGCGCGGTGCTGATCGCGCTGCTGGCCCACCGCCCGGGCGGGCTCGCGGGCCGGGCGCTCGGCAGCGCCGTACCGCGCCGGCTGGGCGAGCTGTCCTACGGCCTGTACCTGTGGCACTGGCCGGTCTACCTGCTGCTGCCCCGGCCGGCGACCGGCTCGTGGGCCTGGACGTCCGCCGCCATCGGGCTGTCGCTGCTGGCTGCGGTAGTCTCGAAGGCCGCCGTCGAGGACCCGGTACGGCAGCGCGCCCGCTGGGCCACCGGCCGGCGCGGCTGGGCGGCCCTGGCCGTCACCGCCGTGACGGCGGCCGGGCTGTGGGCCGCGATCCCCCGGCCGGAGCCGGGCGCGGGGACGGTCGACGTGAGCAGGCTCGGCCCGCCGTGA
- a CDS encoding SGNH/GDSL hydrolase family protein, translating to MRSTNFSPRIPLAVLAVAALAGCGSAATSAADRQAVPETGVRVLWMGDSIAGAQAPALEAALEAGGVAFKNAASDGGGNVVAGDHEVTAKVAGDTWKALRENLASFRPTVVAYQITGYDWGTPAQQLSAYRKLARSAEDAGARLVLVSAPPFKIDEFFQPHERAIRSAPAMAAKAAAGAHARYLDAAELWGNDHAAAKAQRSKDGIHSCQQGAAAFATWFAKRLGELTGFTPAAPATWATGPWTGDERYAKLGCG from the coding sequence ATGCGATCGACGAACTTCTCTCCCCGCATCCCCCTGGCCGTCCTGGCCGTGGCCGCGCTCGCGGGGTGCGGCTCGGCCGCCACCTCCGCGGCGGACAGGCAGGCGGTGCCGGAAACCGGCGTCAGGGTGTTGTGGATGGGCGACTCCATCGCGGGCGCGCAGGCCCCGGCACTGGAAGCGGCGCTGGAGGCCGGCGGCGTGGCCTTCAAGAACGCCGCGTCCGACGGCGGCGGCAACGTCGTCGCCGGCGACCACGAAGTGACGGCCAAGGTGGCCGGGGACACCTGGAAGGCGCTGCGCGAGAACCTCGCCTCCTTCCGCCCGACCGTGGTGGCCTACCAGATCACCGGCTACGACTGGGGCACCCCCGCCCAGCAACTGTCGGCCTACCGGAAGCTCGCCCGGTCGGCCGAGGACGCCGGTGCCCGGCTCGTGCTGGTGTCCGCGCCGCCGTTCAAGATCGACGAGTTCTTCCAGCCGCACGAGCGCGCCATCAGGAGCGCCCCCGCGATGGCCGCCAAGGCCGCCGCGGGCGCGCACGCCCGCTACCTGGACGCGGCCGAGCTGTGGGGGAACGACCACGCCGCCGCCAAGGCCCAGCGCTCCAAGGACGGCATCCACTCCTGCCAGCAGGGGGCGGCCGCCTTCGCCACCTGGTTCGCCAAGCGGCTCGGCGAGCTCACCGGCTTCACCCCGGCCGCCCCCGCCACCTGGGCCACCGGGCCGTGGACCGGCGACGAACGCTACGCCAAGCTCGGCTGCGGCTGA
- a CDS encoding patatin-like phospholipase family protein, with product MEDVTSRHRMLAVLARRAAEASRPGERTDGHRVALAIEGGGMRGTVSAGMALAIQQLGLLPLFDAVYGASAGAISGAWLLSTRPEGLRGWTDPVFAKALIRRGNVLRARPVVDVRGLIETVYVRDFPLDFASVLAAPIEFHPLATDVLTGEAVDLYPTLTCERDLQLALRASAALPMLAGPPVAIGDRLLYDAGVAESIPFRQALRDGATHVLVLRSRRLVDRASARTAPSWGARLVTGVGLRRHPPALRTAFLTRDARLAADDRLLAEHDLDGPALSGGPAVLSIRPPDTSPGIGRLESDAALLHAAFEVGHAAATAVLAFIDQRDNSSGESASSAY from the coding sequence GTGGAGGACGTCACGAGCCGTCATCGCATGCTGGCGGTGCTCGCGCGCCGCGCCGCCGAGGCGAGCCGGCCGGGCGAGCGGACCGACGGCCACCGGGTGGCGCTGGCCATCGAGGGCGGCGGGATGCGCGGCACGGTGTCGGCGGGCATGGCGCTGGCGATCCAGCAGCTCGGCCTGCTGCCGCTGTTCGACGCCGTCTACGGCGCCTCCGCGGGGGCGATCTCGGGGGCGTGGCTGCTGAGCACGCGCCCTGAGGGGCTGCGCGGCTGGACCGACCCGGTGTTCGCCAAGGCGCTGATCCGCCGCGGCAACGTGCTGCGCGCCCGGCCCGTCGTGGACGTGCGGGGCCTGATCGAGACCGTCTACGTCCGCGACTTCCCGCTCGACTTCGCCTCCGTGCTGGCCGCCCCGATCGAGTTCCACCCCCTGGCCACCGACGTGCTGACGGGCGAGGCGGTGGACCTGTACCCGACGCTGACCTGCGAGCGCGACCTGCAGCTCGCCCTGCGGGCGAGCGCCGCCCTGCCGATGCTGGCCGGCCCGCCCGTGGCCATCGGCGACCGGCTCCTGTACGACGCGGGCGTGGCCGAGTCGATCCCGTTCCGCCAGGCGCTGCGCGACGGCGCCACCCACGTGCTCGTCCTGCGTTCCCGCCGCCTGGTCGACCGGGCCTCCGCGCGTACGGCGCCGTCGTGGGGGGCGCGGCTCGTCACCGGTGTCGGCCTGCGCCGCCACCCTCCGGCGCTGCGGACGGCGTTCCTGACGCGGGACGCCCGGCTGGCCGCCGACGACCGTCTCCTGGCCGAGCACGACCTCGACGGCCCCGCCCTGAGCGGCGGCCCCGCGGTGCTGTCCATCCGGCCGCCGGACACCTCGCCGGGCATCGGCCGCCTGGAGAGCGACGCGGCGCTGCTGCACGCCGCCTTCGAGGTGGGTCACGCCGCCGCGACCGCGGTGCTCGCATTTATCGATCAGCGAGATAATTCGTCCGGGGAATCGGCGTCGAGCGCGTATTAG